A window from Plodia interpunctella isolate USDA-ARS_2022_Savannah chromosome 2, ilPloInte3.2, whole genome shotgun sequence encodes these proteins:
- the endos gene encoding cAMP-regulated phosphoprotein 19 translates to MSDSPDQNDPPKDPKELEKLEEAKLKAKFPNAMLGRGPGGHSAFLQKRLAKGQKFFDSGDYQMAKQRPANLAAPFKTPAVPAKIPTGDAIPTPDTVPVRKTSIIQPKFQPPSQTS, encoded by the exons ATGAGTGACTCACCAGATCAGAATGATCCACCAAaagat CCAAAAGAATTGGAAAAGTTGGAAGAGGCAAAGTTGAAAGCCAAATTTCCCAATGCAATGTTGGGAAGGGGGCCGGGAGGCCATTCTGCATTTTTACAGAAAAGGCTTGCCAAAGga CAAAAGTTCTTCGACTCCGGCGACTACCAGATGGCGAAGCAGCGGCCCGCGAACCTCGCGGCGCCTTTCAAGACGCCCGCCGTCCCCGCCAAGATCCCCACTGGCGACGCTATCCCCACACCAGACACTGTTCCTGTGCGGAAGACGTCCATCATACAG CCCAAGTTCCAGCCGCCGAGCCAGACGTCCTAG